DNA sequence from the Podospora pseudocomata strain CBS 415.72m chromosome 2 map unlocalized CBS415.72m_2.2, whole genome shotgun sequence genome:
CCGTACGTGTTACCGTTGGCAACCCCATTGCCACTATTAGCATACCCGTTTCCACTCCCGTTCATCAACCCCATATCGCCATTCGCAACCCCAGGCGAATGCAGCGTCTGCTGCTCATACTTTTGAGCTGCTGCAAACCCGCCATACCCCTGGTTGCTCGCCACCCTGGTGTTATCAGTCCCATAGCTATTCCTCACCTCATCCGGCGTGGTGTGAACAGGCAGGGCGTTCGGATCCGGCCCCAAATCTGTTTGGTGCTGCCCGCCTCTTCTCCGACCGAACAGCGCGCTGAAACggttctttttcttgccGTACCCGGCGGTGTAGTCGTTCGCGGGGGACGGTCCGAACcgtttctctctcttgcgATGGCGGGCCAGGGCGAGGTTTACCAGGCAGGAGAGGGCGAAGAGGATGCTTGGTTGTGGGTGTCAGTCTCCTTTTTTTCACGACCTAAAAGAGCAAAAGAGTaacaagagaaaacacaacaacaacagcagcgacAGCAATATCTTTTGgaaaaaaactcaccaagcagcaacagccaccgAAAAaaccgccttctccatctcacaCGCGGTCCCATACTGcaaaccccccctctcactCCAACTattccccacccccagcacGGTGTCGACCTCGCCCGTGCAGTTACCTACCCCGTGTCTGTTCACCCCGGCGATGTACCCAAAGCAGGGGATGAACGCCACATCaagcaccatcatcagaaaGCTCGGGAACGGGTGGCCCGGGGCGCAACATAGTAACAGAAAAGCGAGGATTGTGTAAGCGGTTGCTGCGCCGGCTATGCCGAGGACTGCCCGGACGAAGGTCccgatggggagggagtgggtgcTGAGAGTGGCGAGGAAGTAAGCGTAGACTGCCAGGACGAGGGCCGCGCAGCAGAACTGGAgggtgcggaggaggaactggagggtTTTGAGGGCTGTTCCTTTTGCGGCGCCcattgtggttgttggttgttccTGGGTATGTaaggttgttggttggcGCAAACAAAACAATGACAATTCGGCAGTTGTCTGGCTCCTGCAGAATGCAGGTTCAATCACACTTCACAAAATAGCTCGATCAAAAATTGAACAAAAAATCCCTTTCGATCgacgaaaaggggggtgggaatgcACCACTTAAAGGGTCCCATCTTCTCAAAAGCCAAGAGATGACATCTGCCTTGTCTCGAGCTGGCCCTCCGATAGCTCaacccacccatcaccctcccgGGGGCCATGTAATTTTTGCCTCACCCCCATTGTATGTATGTACGTACACGCACATATGCGGGGAGCCCTTATCCCCATGGAAGAAGGCCATCGGAGCGACCCAGCGGCGGTGCGGCCTGTTGCATCACTGTCAAAGACCCAGAACCCCGACCACGCCCATCCCCCCACTCACTACAATGCTCGGCTTTCCGTTTATCTACCTCACCAAAATATCAGGTGAAAAATTCCGTGAAAAGACAGCATGACGACGCCGTTTCGTCGATCCGTGAACGAGTATGGGTTGTAGTTGAAAGAGGCTGACGTCATGCTGTGGCATGTGAACCGTTTGTTTTGTGGGGTAGACTAATGATGCACAGCCACAAGCCACAGTTTTCATGGGTAAAAATGTGGCGTTTAGATGGAAAAGACGCGCAATCTCAGTTTGACAGGCGGGGGGTGGTCAAACTGCCGAGAGAAAATATGCCTGGAGAGAGCGAGCTAGTGTTCTATTTTTGTTGATTTTAGAGAACTCATGTTCAACATAGGAgtttggtgggtgttgagagCAGCAGACGTTGACACACGAAAAGTGGGACTGCCCCAAAACATCAGCCCCTTTTTGCCAGAGAACGATGAACAGTCGACCTAGAAACACTTCCATGCTGTACTTTGTTGGTGACCAACATGCTATTTACCCGTAAGTGTAGAATCAAAACTACTGGAAACATCTATCCAAGATCTCGTGTCCCCGTTTCGATTTACCCTCCCGCCCACTATCCCAGGTCGAAACACGCCTCGTTGATCTG
Encoded proteins:
- a CDS encoding uncharacterized protein (EggNog:ENOG503P1U0), which translates into the protein MGAAKGTALKTLQFLLRTLQFCCAALVLAVYAYFLATLSTHSLPIGTFVRAVLGIAGAATAYTILAFLLLCCAPGHPFPSFLMMVLDVAFIPCFGYIAGVNRHGVGNCTGEVDTVLGVGNSWSERGGLQYGTACEMEKAVFSVAVAACILFALSCLVNLALARHRKREKRFGPSPANDYTAGYGKKKNRFSALFGRRRGGQHQTDLGPDPNALPVHTTPDEVRNSYGTDNTRVASNQGYGGFAAAQKYEQQTLHSPGVANGDMGLMNGSGNGYANSGNGVANGNTYGNGHTYDGNGNGYGNLPPPQPAARYWNSNTHTGGYRG